The Diadema setosum chromosome 1, eeDiaSeto1, whole genome shotgun sequence genome has a window encoding:
- the LOC140229029 gene encoding retinol dehydrogenase 13-like: protein MEFVNRIFHPRLVIPFSTFGTLVGCTVLAKDYFAGGKCKSKAMVDGKVFIITGANSGIGKETAMELAKRGGTVILACRDMKKAEKARKEIILGSGNVNVKAMELDLASFGSIRRFAEKVKSDESNLHVLINNAGLMRCPKWKTEDGLEMQMGVNHIGHFLLTNLLLDKLKASAPSRIINVSSIAHKVGQIHLEDLNSEERYNSAEAYANSKLANVLFTKELSKRLQGTGVTANVLHPGVVKTNIGRHTGMHQSGFSMMVLGPIFWLFVKTPKQGAQTSIYCAIEEELETVSGQYFQDCKQIECADVGKNDEMAAKLWDISAKVTGLQAKEETKDTPTTTIKEEGKS from the exons ATGGAGTTTGTGAATAGAATATTTCATCCACGACTAGTGATTCCATTTTCTACGTTTGGAACGCTAGTCGGATGCACTGTACTGGCCAA GGACTACTTTGCAGGaggaaaatgtaaaagcaaagCTATGGTAGACGGTAAAGTTTTCATAATCACAGGGGCTAACTCGGGGATCGGCAAAGAAACAGCTATGGAACTGGCTAAGAGAG GAGGCACAGTCATTCTGGCCTGCAGAGATATGAAGAAGGCAGAAAAGGCAAGAAAAGAAATCATCCTGGGTAGCGGCAATGTCAACGTGAAGGCCATGGAGTTGGACTTGGCATCTTTTGGCTCCATAAGGAGGTTTGCAGAGAAGGTGAAatcag ATGAAAGTAATCTTCATGTTCTCATCAACAATGCTGGTTTGATGAGATGCCCAAAGTGGAAGACAGAGGATGGCCTTGAAATGCAGATGGGTGTCAATCACATTG GTCACTTCCTTTTGACAAACCTTCTGCTAGACAAGCTGAAGGCTTCAGCTCCCAGTAGAATCATCAATGTATCATCCATAGCTCACAAGGTGGGACAAATACACCTTGAAGACCTGAACAGTGAGGAGAGGTACAATTCAGCAGAAGCGTATGCCAACAGCAAGCTAGCCAATGTTCTGTTTACAAAGGAGCTCAGTAAAAGGCTTCAAG GGACTGGTGTCACTGCCAATGTGTTGCATCCTGGGGTGGTGAAGACCAACATCGGCCGTCACACTGGGATGCATCAGTCCGGGTTCTCCATGATGGTTCTCGGTCCCATCTTCTGGCTGTTTGTCAAGACCCCAAAGCAGGGAGCCCAGACCTCCATCTACTGTGCCATCGAGGAGGAACTGGAGACAGTCTCAGGACAGTATTTCCA aGACTGCAAGCAGATAGAGTGCGCAGATGTCGGCAAAAATGACGAAATGGCGGCCAAGTTATGGGACATCAGTGCCAAAGTGACTGGTCTTCAGGCAAAGGAAGAAACCAAGGATACCCCCACGACTACCATCAAGGAGGAGGGGAAGTCATGA